A part of Takifugu rubripes unplaced genomic scaffold, fTakRub1.2, whole genome shotgun sequence genomic DNA contains:
- the LOC101066702 gene encoding 6-phosphofructo-2-kinase/fructose-2,6-bisphosphatase-like isoform X1: protein MALTVNTSIDQKCLTQTPLLKIWVPWMGCNLNCRRGSSVPQFCNSPTMIVMVGLPARGKTYISKKLTRYLNWIGVPTKMFNVGQYRREAVKIYENFEFFKPDNEGAMRIRKACAAAALKDVAAYFTKEQGQVAVFDATNTTRERRTIILTFAKERGYKVFFVESICDDPEIIAENIRQVKSGSPDYADRDVEEAMEDFIQRIECYKSSYMPIDDERDRKLSYIKIFNVGSRYLVNRVQDHIQSRIVYYLMNIHVTARSIYLSRHGESELNLLGRIGGDSGLSPRGQKYANALATFIQGQNIRDLKVWTSHMKRTIQTAQSLGVQYEQWKALNEIDAGVCEELTYEEIQENFPEEFALRDQDKYRYRYPKGESYEDLVHRLEPVIMELERQENVLVICHQAIMRCLLAYFLDKPADELPYLRCPLHTVLKLTPVAYGCKVEPFFLNIEAVNTHREKPVNVDINRNPEDALQTVPEHI from the exons ATGGCTCTCACCGTCAACACATCCATAGACCAGAAATGCCTCACCCAGACCCCGCTGCTCAAGATCTGGGTGCCATGGATGGGCTGCAACTTGAACTGCAGGAGAGGAT CATCAGTTCCTCAGTTCTGTAACTCTCCCACGATGATTGTGATGGTGGGCCTGCCAGCCCGAGGGAAGACCTACATCTCCAAGAAGCTCACCCGTTACCTGAACTGGATCGGCGTGCCCACAAAAA TGTTCAACGTGGGCCAGTACCGCCGGGAGGCCGTCAAGATCTACGAGAACTTTGAGTTCTTTAAACCTGATAACGAGGGGGCCATGAGGATCCGCAA GGCCTGTGCAGCTGCCGCCCTCAAAGACGTCGCCGCCTACTTCACCAAGGAGCAGGGACAAGTGGCT GTGTTCGATGCTACCAACACCACCCGAGAGAGGCGGACAATCATCCTCACCTTTGCAAAAGAGAGGGGCTACAAA GTTTTCTTTGTGGAATCAATCTGTGATGACCCGGAAATCATCGCAGAGAACATCAGG caAGTTAAATCTGGGAGTCCGGATTACGCAGATCGCGACGTTGAGGAGGCCATGGAGGATTTCATCCAGCGGATCGAGTGCTATAAATCCAGCTACATGCCTATAGATGATGAGAGAGACAG GAAGCTCTCCTACATCAAGATCTTCAATGTGGGCAGCAGATACCTGGTGAACCGAGTGCAGGACCACATTCAAAGCAGGATCGTTTACTACCTCATGAACATCCACGTCACCGCCAGGTCCATCTACCTGAGCCGCCACGGAGAGAGCGAGCTCAACCTGTTGGGCCGCATTGGTGGAGACTCGGGCCTCTCGCCTCGTGGACagaag TATGCAAATGCCTTGGCGACCTTCATCCAAGGTCAGAACATCCGTGACCTGAAGGTGTGGACGAGCCACATGAAGAGGACCATCCAAACTGCACAGTCTCTGGGAGTTCAGTACGAACAGTGGAAGGCCCTCAATGAGATCGATGCT GGCGTTTGTGAAGAACTGACCTACGAGGAGATTCAGGAGAACTTCCCAGAAGAGTTTGCACTGAGAGACCAGGACAAGTATCGTTACCGTTACCCCAAAGGGGAG TCTTATGAGGACCTCGTCCATCGTCTGGAGCCAGTGATCATGGAGCTGGAAAGGCAGGAAAACGTGCTGGTTATCTGCCACCAGGCTATCATGCGCTGCCTGCTGGCCTACTTCCTGGACAAGCCTGCAG ATGAGCTGCCTTACCTGCGGTGCCCCCTTCACACAGTGCTCAAACTAACACCGGTGGCATATG GCTGTAAGGTTGAGCCATTTTTCCTCAATATTGAAGccgtgaacacacacagagaaaagccaGTG AATGTTGACATAAATAGAAACCCTGAAGACGCCCTCCAGACGGTTCCGGAGCACATCTGA
- the LOC101066702 gene encoding 6-phosphofructo-2-kinase/fructose-2,6-bisphosphatase-like isoform X2, with the protein MELPQLERVRLRRCDSAASVPQFCNSPTMIVMVGLPARGKTYISKKLTRYLNWIGVPTKMFNVGQYRREAVKIYENFEFFKPDNEGAMRIRKACAAAALKDVAAYFTKEQGQVAVFDATNTTRERRTIILTFAKERGYKVFFVESICDDPEIIAENIRQVKSGSPDYADRDVEEAMEDFIQRIECYKSSYMPIDDERDRKLSYIKIFNVGSRYLVNRVQDHIQSRIVYYLMNIHVTARSIYLSRHGESELNLLGRIGGDSGLSPRGQKYANALATFIQGQNIRDLKVWTSHMKRTIQTAQSLGVQYEQWKALNEIDAGVCEELTYEEIQENFPEEFALRDQDKYRYRYPKGESYEDLVHRLEPVIMELERQENVLVICHQAIMRCLLAYFLDKPADELPYLRCPLHTVLKLTPVAYGCKVEPFFLNIEAVNTHREKPVNVDINRNPEDALQTVPEHI; encoded by the exons ATGgagcttcctcagctggagCGCGTGAGACTCCGCAGGTGTGACAGTGCAG CATCAGTTCCTCAGTTCTGTAACTCTCCCACGATGATTGTGATGGTGGGCCTGCCAGCCCGAGGGAAGACCTACATCTCCAAGAAGCTCACCCGTTACCTGAACTGGATCGGCGTGCCCACAAAAA TGTTCAACGTGGGCCAGTACCGCCGGGAGGCCGTCAAGATCTACGAGAACTTTGAGTTCTTTAAACCTGATAACGAGGGGGCCATGAGGATCCGCAA GGCCTGTGCAGCTGCCGCCCTCAAAGACGTCGCCGCCTACTTCACCAAGGAGCAGGGACAAGTGGCT GTGTTCGATGCTACCAACACCACCCGAGAGAGGCGGACAATCATCCTCACCTTTGCAAAAGAGAGGGGCTACAAA GTTTTCTTTGTGGAATCAATCTGTGATGACCCGGAAATCATCGCAGAGAACATCAGG caAGTTAAATCTGGGAGTCCGGATTACGCAGATCGCGACGTTGAGGAGGCCATGGAGGATTTCATCCAGCGGATCGAGTGCTATAAATCCAGCTACATGCCTATAGATGATGAGAGAGACAG GAAGCTCTCCTACATCAAGATCTTCAATGTGGGCAGCAGATACCTGGTGAACCGAGTGCAGGACCACATTCAAAGCAGGATCGTTTACTACCTCATGAACATCCACGTCACCGCCAGGTCCATCTACCTGAGCCGCCACGGAGAGAGCGAGCTCAACCTGTTGGGCCGCATTGGTGGAGACTCGGGCCTCTCGCCTCGTGGACagaag TATGCAAATGCCTTGGCGACCTTCATCCAAGGTCAGAACATCCGTGACCTGAAGGTGTGGACGAGCCACATGAAGAGGACCATCCAAACTGCACAGTCTCTGGGAGTTCAGTACGAACAGTGGAAGGCCCTCAATGAGATCGATGCT GGCGTTTGTGAAGAACTGACCTACGAGGAGATTCAGGAGAACTTCCCAGAAGAGTTTGCACTGAGAGACCAGGACAAGTATCGTTACCGTTACCCCAAAGGGGAG TCTTATGAGGACCTCGTCCATCGTCTGGAGCCAGTGATCATGGAGCTGGAAAGGCAGGAAAACGTGCTGGTTATCTGCCACCAGGCTATCATGCGCTGCCTGCTGGCCTACTTCCTGGACAAGCCTGCAG ATGAGCTGCCTTACCTGCGGTGCCCCCTTCACACAGTGCTCAAACTAACACCGGTGGCATATG GCTGTAAGGTTGAGCCATTTTTCCTCAATATTGAAGccgtgaacacacacagagaaaagccaGTG AATGTTGACATAAATAGAAACCCTGAAGACGCCCTCCAGACGGTTCCGGAGCACATCTGA